One segment of Primulina tabacum isolate GXHZ01 chromosome 14, ASM2559414v2, whole genome shotgun sequence DNA contains the following:
- the LOC142525392 gene encoding dehydrodolichyl diphosphate synthase CPT3-like, producing the protein MESKICNLATQFFQDLKSFLRRCFFFILSVGPMPKHIAFIMDGNRRYAKKQNLEEGAGHKEGYSALMNMLRYCYEFDVKYVTVYAFSIENFKRRPEEVQSTMELIREKLDSLIDRESVLNEYGVRVYVIGNFELLSNSVKLAAKRAMDATADNSKSVLLICIAYTSTDEIVHAIEKTYEEKSEEFRVLDSSGTAGYGLIGLRCNGENKDKSLIDVEDIEKHMRMAVAPDPDIIIRTSGETRLSNFLLWQSASSLLYSPHEFWPEIGFRHLVKAILDFQRNFSYLKKKREHN; encoded by the coding sequence atggaaagcaagatttgtaATCTAGCAACTCAATTCTTTCAAGATTTGAAAAGCTTTCTGCGCAGATGTTTCTTTTTTATTCTTTCGGTTGGTCCTATGCCAAAACATATTGCATTTATCATGGATGGAAATCGGAGATACGCGAAGAAGCAAAATTTAGAAGAAGGGGCTGGCCATAAGGAGGGGTATTCTGCTCTTATGAATATGCTAAGATATTGTTACGAGTTTGATGTGAAATATGTGACCGTTTATGCTTTTAGCATAGAAAATTTCAAAAGACGTCCTGAAGAAGTTCAATCCACTATGGAGCTCATTCGAGAAAAGCTCGACTCGCTAATCGACAGGGAGAGTGTACTTAACGAATACGGAGTGAGGGTGTATGTCATTGGAAATTTTGAACTATTGAGCAATTCTGTCAAGTTGGCAGCCAAAAGGGCTATGGACGCCACTGCTGACAATTCAAAATCAGTGCTATTAATTTGCATCGCCTATACGTCAACAGATGAGATAGTCCATGCCATTGAAAAAACATACGAAGAAAAATCAGAAGAGTTCAGAGTCCTTGACAGTAGTGGTACTGCCGGATATGGCTTAATTGGACTAAGATGTAACGGAGAAAATAAGGACAAGTCCCTCATCGATGTGGAAGATATCGAGAAACATATGCGTATGGCTGTTGCACCAGATCCTGATATCATAATACGTACTTCTGGCGAGACCCGTTTAAGCAATTTCCTTCTATGGCAAAGTGCATCATCCCTTCTATACTCCCCACATGAATTTTGGCCAGAGATTGGATTTCGGCATTTGGTGAAAGCAATTTTGGATTTCCAAAGAAACTTTTCTTATTTGAAAAAGAAACGGGAACACAACTGA